One genomic region from Anopheles bellator chromosome 2, idAnoBellAS_SP24_06.2, whole genome shotgun sequence encodes:
- the LOC131210378 gene encoding adenosine kinase-like has translation MTNESDDLMITSCDRCPRLVAFGNILLDISVELKDGKILEEFDLKPDDQREIPAEKLAALVSVAVETCGNPIYNPGGSALNTCRILRALGEKNIIFCGAIGIDENGQILQQILKEWSVNTCIQTLPDQITGTCVCLISGDKRSLNANIGASLHFKKEFVSSRWCQSKIGICKSAAHTNTDEDARIFYVEGYFVPEKFHICTYIYEHYCKGTANLFVTNLNASYILEQFTAEMRYLVQHADLVFGNLAEFVALAHIYQCGDVDELARTLIKQYRKHKRSKILIATDGCRSVRLYHGAGSKFTAVNFPVPVIPTNLVIDTTGAGDSFVAGFLYKFMNDASPTLADCVRYGCKVAGKVIRQVGCNLPASVPSSPVGSPSQGNGRLP, from the exons ATGACGAATGAAAGTGATGATCTCATGATTACCAGCTG CGATCGCTGCCCGCGGCTAGTGGCATTCGGCAACATTTTGCTAGATATAAGCGTCGAACTGAAGGATGGCAAAATATTAGAAGAGTTTGATTTGAAACCGGATGATCAGAGGGAAATTCCCGCAGAGAAACTTGCTGCCCTTGTGTCTGTTGCCGTAGAAAC CTGCGGAAACCCGATATACAATCCGGGCGGTTCGGCACTCAACACGTGCCGCATATTGCGCGCActtggagaaaaaaatataatcTTCTGCGGTGCCATTGGCATTGACGAAAATGGCCAGATATTGCAACAGATTTTAAAGGAGTGGAGTGTGAACACATg CATTCAGACCTTACCGGATCAAATCACCGGCACGTGCGTGTGCCTCATTAGTGGTGATAAGCGAAGCCTCAACGCGAATATCGGTGCGTCGTTACACTTCAAAAAGGAGTTTGTCAGCTCGCGGTGGTGTCAATCGAAAATTGGTATCTGCAAATCTGCCGCGCATACCAACACTGACGAGGACGCACGAATATTCTACGTGGAGGGTTATTTCGTTCCTGAGAAGTTCCACATTTGCACCTATATATACGAGCACTACTGTAAAGGCACGGCCAACTTGTTCGTGACCAACTTGAATGCCTCCTATATACTAGAGCAATTCACCGCAGAAATGCGTTACCTCGTGCAGCATGCAGATCTGGTGTTTGGCAATCTAGCAGAGTTCGTGGCCCTGGCCCACATCTACCAGTGCGGTGACGTGGATGAATTGGCCCGCACGCTCATCAAACAGTATCGGAAGCATAAACGCAGCAAAATACTCATTGCCACCGATGGTTGCAGAAGCGTGCGCCTATATCACGGGGCCGGATCAAAGTTCACCGCAGTAAActtcccggtgccggtaaTACCCACAAACTTAGTCATCGATACAACCGGCGCTGGCGACTCGTTCGTGGCCGGTTTTCTGTACAAATTCATGAACGACGCGAGCCCCACGCTAGCGGACTGTGTTCGATACGGGTGCAAGGTGGCGGGAAAAGTGATCCGTCAAGTGGGGTGCAATTTGCCTGCTAGCGTTCCCTCTTCACCGGTTGGTTCGCCCTCGCAGGGCAACGGAAGGCTGCCGTAG